The DNA segment TATCAGCGAGAAGCTCAAAAACGAGATGAACAGGAGCACAGGCACCAGGTAGAGGAGCCTTCTTATGAAGTATTCTTTTAGCATGTTTTTTTCGCGGATATGATATATGGCGGATGTGGGTATGACGCCGCATAGTCCTTTTGACTGGAATGCTCCCTTAAAAATTTGTCATAATTCGTGAGGCTCTGCCATGAGGCGTCCGGAAAACCATGCTCCGCAACGATCGCTGTCACTTTGTCGGCGGTGTTTCCTTTACAGAGCGGTAGCGCATCTTTGATGTCCTGGTAGCATTCCTCAAAATAGGTCTCCGAATCCGGTTCGGGCTCTTTGTCAGCCTCGTTGAACCATAAGCCGTCGATCAGGACCAGAGTTCCGCCCGGCGAGAGGATTCTCCGGCACTCTTCAAGGAATTTTTCGGGATGGGGCAGGGTCCACATTAGATATTTGCTTATCACGAGATCGTATGCCCCGTCGTCAAGGGAGAGGTTTTCAGCGTCGCCCTGCATGAATTTTGCATCGATCCCGAGCTCTTCCGATCTTTTTGCGGCCTTCTTTATCATCTCTTCGGAGAGATCGATTCCTGTTGACGAATGTCCCATCTCCGCAAGGGCGAGGGCAAGGACGCCGGGGCCTGTCCCGATCTCGGCGACACGGATCGTCTTTCCTTCAGGGATATACTCCGACAGCGTCTTCTTCCAGACCTCCATCTCCTCTTTGATGAGATCCGAGAACTCCTCGTGATATGTCGTGCTGCGCCAGTTCCAGTAATCTGCGATCTTTTCCTTGCAGTTCATGATATCTTCACCGATGTAACCAGATATGGGGTGGCACAGTATTCACTGGCACTCGTGCAGTCGCATCTTCTCATATACTCCCCGTATTCGGGAAGGTACTTCCACGAGACATCCAAAAAGCCGTTTGTTCTCATGAGCCCTGAGATCTTTTCCGGGGTGTTGCCATGATAAAGCGGAATGCAGTCCCTGATCTCGTCCGGACAGTCCTCCGAATCCGGCTCTCCGGGCCTGAACCACTGCCCGTCTATCGAGATAATTCTTCCACCGGGAACAATCACTCTCCTGCATTCGCGGAAAAAGAGGTCATGGTCAGTAAGCGTCCACAACAGGTGCATGTTTATGATAATATCGAACGAGTTGTCGTCAAAGGGGAGTTTCTCCGCGTCGCCGTGTGAAAAGTCGATTTTAAGGCCGCGTTTATCAGCCTCCGCACCCGCCCGGCCGAGCATTTCTTCCGAAAGATCAACGGCGGAAACTTTGCAGCCCATTTCCGCAAATGTAAACGCCTGGATGCCGTGGCCTGTTCCGATATCGAGGACTCGGATATTCTCCGTATCCTCCGGCAGGAACCCGGTCAGGTATCCCTTCATCATGGCGATCTCCTCCCCGATGGAGTCTCGAAACATCTTCCTGTATTCCGGACTTCTGCCGTTCCAGTAATCATGAACTTTGGTCTTTTTGTCTGTCATTTTGCACGGGTTCCTTTTGAATATTGATTGTCAGGGAATTATTCGCATTACAGCGTTGCTTCCTTCATGTGGGTGCCCTTTCGGTGTCTATCGGTAATACGAATCTCCAGGTATTCGGATTTATGAATAATATGTTTGCGTATTGATATATTATGTCTTATCTGGGTTAAAAGTAATACTATTTTTTAGTAGAAGAAGTAAAATATTTCATACTGGTTCTGGTGATTGATTTATATGAAAGAAGGATATTCTAAACGTTTTTTGTGTTTGAGTCTGTTTCTGTCTGCTTTTATAATCGTGGCACTGCTATGTGCCGGGTGCACAGGCAATTCAAATGGCGGCAGGGATGAAAAAGTTCTTCGTGTCGTCTCGTATATCGGCCCGGACACGAGCGGAAGTCTTGATCCTGCCCTGAAATGGGAGGGCTGGTATGTCCGCCAGGCCGGATTGTATGAATCGCTGTTTTATTTTGACACCGACATGAATCTTCAGCCCGAGCTTGCAACAGGCTACAGGCAGTTGAGCGATACCGAATGGGAGGTTACGCTCCGCGACGATGTATACTTCCATGATGGGACGAAGATGGATGCCGATGCGGTTGTCTATTCCATAAACCGAGTTCTTGACCCGTCGAACAGCAGGTCCGAGGAATATTCTTTTGTCGACAACATCAGGAAGACGGACGACTATACGATTGTAATAACGACGAAAGAGCCTTATGCACCAGCCGTATACCCGTTCGCAGATCCGGTGATGTCGATCGTGAGTCCTTCGGCTGAAAACCTCGAGAAGGAACCCGTGGGTACAGGGCCGTATAAGTTTGTGTCATTTGAACCCGGTTCGTCGATGGATCTCGTAGCAAACGAGAACTACCGGGGCGGCAGGCCTAATCTCGATAAGGTGAAAATGATCTACAATACCGACCCGGCCACGCGTTCGCTTATGATTCTCTCGGGAGACGTGGATATTTCCTGGAATTTCCTTGCCAGCGATTACGTGGCGTTGAATGCCGATCCGGATATCCAGAACATATCACCCAAAGTAGGAACCCGTACAGAGTTTCTGTTCGTAAACGGCAACAAAAAGCCGTTTGATGACTTCCGTGTCCGCCAGGCGATTTCGTATGCTCTCGACCGCAGGGAGATCGCGGATACGGCGCTGGAGGGAATCGGCGGCGTTCCCGCAACAGGCATTTTTTCATCCGTCATCCCGTGGAGCGCTTATGATGAACTGCCATCCTATGACAACGATACGGAGAAAGCTCTCAAATTGTTTGCAGAGGCAGGAATAACACAGGGAGGAGACGGCAAACTGTATTACAACGGCGAACCATTCAGTATTGAAATCGCTACCAGTACAAAGGGTCCGACTTTCGTTCCGGTTTCGGAAGTCGCAGCCGCACAGCTGGAAAAGATCGGAATAACGACCTCCGTCAATGTAATGGATTATAGTGCTCTTGCATCGGAATGCAGGAACGGAAATTACGATCTCTCTACTGTGGCATGGGTTACAGCACCTGAGGGAGATCCTGACTATTTCCTCTCGCTCCAGTACCTCTCTACAGGCTCATATGCGGCATGGACCGGGTATTCCAACCCTGAGGTCGACGATATGATTGTTGAAGCACGCACTATCTTCGACAAGGATGAAAGATATGCGGTTTATAATGAGATTCAGCGGATTGTCCAGGACGATATGCCACTGATTCCCCTGGCGTATATCACCAACAATTTTGCTTTGAAAAATAATGTAAAAGGATTTGAGATCTATCCCAACGAGCTGACTGTAATTACATCCGAAATCGACCTGACCTGACTGCGGGTGAAGGATGAATAATCCCGTCCTGCAAATTTCAGAAAACAACCGGGGACAAAAAATGGAGAAAGACAAAATAATGGAATACTGGGACCACAGGAGTTCCGAGTATCACAGGGAATATGCTGACAAGATGGATGAGGAGATGGAGATCTGGAGATCGATCTTTTCGGGGATACTGCCAGGGGGAGAGAGGATTCGTGCCGTGGAGGTGGGAACCGGTCCGGGCATACTTGCCATATCCCTTGCATCCATGGGCCACAATGTAACCGGTGTGGATCTTTCGGAAAAAATGCTCGAGAGAGCGGCTGAAAACGCCCGGGCGAAGAAAGTGGACATCCTCCTGAAGAAGGGTGATGCAGAGAATATACCCCTTGATGACGGGAAGTACGATTTAATCCTGAGCAAGTACCTGCTATGGACCCTCCCCGATCCGGACAGATATATGAACGAGTGCAACAGGCTGCTGAAGAGCGGCGGCCTTATGGTGATAATAGACGGCTCGTGGTTCCAGAACCGGGACGGGACGGATAAGAAGAGCAGGCACACAAGGTTTGATGAGTTTTACGGCGATATCAAACCGAATCTGCCGATGGCAAAGCACAATACGCCGGAGAGGATAAAGGTTCTCGCCGAATCTCACGGCTTCGGTGAGGTGTCATGGTCTTTTCTCGACGATTATGATGCGTTCCTCGAACGAAACGATCCCGAGGGCCACGCCGCCGGGTATATCCAGCCCCCTCACATGGTCGTGGCGAAGAAGACGGAAGCGTGACTACCCGCTGAATATAAAAAATATTTAAACACTTTTTTAAAATTTCACTTTGTCATCATTTTTCAGGATTCAAAAAAAGCAGGGTTATAAGGGTCGGCCTGCAGGCCCGGTTCCGTTATACAGCCGCAATATCCTTCGTCACGAACGTGTAGTCGTTCGGGTAGATCTGGAATCCGGTTACATCCGACCTGGTCGCGTCGTTTTCGACTGCATAGAAGACGAAGATCATCGGTGCGTCCTCCATGACCCGGACCTGAACGTCGTCATATAATTCGGCTCTTTTGTCCTCGTCGAATGTTGCACGTGCCTCGAGAATCCACTCGTCTACCTGCGGGTTGGAGTAGTTGAGCCATGTCGATGCGTAAGTTCCGGTCGAAAGGCAGTGGCCCGAGAGGAAGTAGTCCGGGTCGCCGGTTGGGGCAGTATTCCATGTGTAGAGTGCCATATCGTAATCGCCCGACTTGACGTCGGCCTTGATTGCACTTGAATCGGCAATTTTTGTAACCACATCAATTCCGATCTTCTCCCACTGTGCCGCTATGACTTCGAGAGTCGCCGGAAGTGCCGCACGGTTGGGATATGTCTGGATCTCGACTGAGAAGGGTTCGCCGTTATAGTAGAGTTTTCCGTCTACGCCCTGCGTTATTCCTGCTTCTGCAAAGAGTTGGAGGGCCTTTTCCGGATTGTAATCATACTGTTCGACCATGTCGTTGGCATTCCAGGGCATGGTGTTCGTGAACATCGCCTCCGCCGGGCTTCCCGCTACACCTTCAAGTGCGGTGTCCACGATCTCCTGCCGGTCGGTGGCATAATAGAACGCCTGGCGGACCCTTGCATCGTCGAACGGAGCCTTGTGGCCGTTTATATAGATGAAGTAGGCACGAAGTGTCTCCTTGGAAAATACATCCGTGTCGGGGGACGACTCGAGGGCGGCATATTCGCTCGGGAGGATGTCCTTTGCGATATCGGCATCGCCAGATTTGAGCATGAGGGTTCTTGTCGCCGCATCCGAGTTGTAGGACATGTAGAGGTTTTTGTTAAGCACATCCCCCTTCCAGTAGTTTTCGTTTGCCACCAGGTCTATGGATGCCCCGGGTTCGTACGAGACGAACGCGTAGGGTCCGGTTCCGTCGGGCTGCGTGTCGACGTCAGCGATGTTCGGGCTGACGATCGACATTATCGGATCGATAAGTGAGGCGATGAGCGGTGCATAGGGCTCGGTAGTTTCGATCTCGATCGTATAGTCGCCGGTTTTTCTGATCTCTTTGATGAAGTCATACTCGTACGACCTGTCGTTCGACGGATCGAGGACCCTGTTGAGCGAGAAGATTACTGCGTCGGCGTCCATCTTCGTCCCGTCGTGGAAGTATACGTCGTCGCGGAGCGTGATCTCCCAGACAGTATCGTTGACATGCGTGTAGCCTGTCGCAAGTTCGGGCTTGATCTCCATGTTTTCGTCGCCGTAGAAGAGTGTTTCATAAATGCCGGCCTGTTTTACGTACCAGCCTTCCCAACCGTTTGCGGGATCGAGGCTTCCTCCGGTATCAGGCCCGAAGTTCATGACGATCGAAAGGGAGGACTTGTTATCCCCGCCGGACTGCGTACATCCTGCCGAAAGCAAAAATGCGGATAATACCAGTATCGATGCGAATAGTATTCGTTTGTTTGGGTTCAGACGTTTAATCATAAAAATGCCCATCAGTTAGTAGATAATTATTAATGAGTAATATTGTTTAAATTATGTTTTTTGCTTTATCGGAATTTTTAGATGTAATGAAAAAAAGAATTATTAATTTTAAGGCGGGGCTTTTAAGGCTCTTTTATATATTCTCCCCGGCCGCATCATCGCGGCTGTTCAAAAACACAATCCCGAGCAGGAGGAAAACCCCTGTTGAGACTCCTGCATAACCGGTGATACCGATATTCCTAAGATTCATATCTGAAAGAGCGACGCCGATGAATCCTGCCAGGCTCAGTATTCCGCTGATTATCATGAGGGCCCGGGTTGCATTCTCAAGTCTGCCTTTACTGAAAACAAACGAGGCACAGAGCATTGAGAGAGCGGAAAAGAGGTCCCATGCGAGGATGTCCAGTGCATAGGTGACCGAAGGCCACACGAAGGAGAAGAACTGCGAAGCCCAGGGAAACCCGTCAGCGACAAGCGACCTGCTTACCGTGAGAATCACGAAATGGACGCTGCAGGTAATTGCTGCCATTATACTCATGAACACAACTGCCGAAAGGCTGTATATCCTGTTTTTTGGGAGGATTTGTAATGTACAAAGACCATGACGAAGACCATTAAAGGTGCAATCACAACTATCAGCAGTTCAAGGACTGTAAAGTACGGGTCCCCGATTGGGTCTCCAGGAGACTTGAGAGACAGAAACCCAAGGATTAGCGTAAAAAGATATGCTGTCAGGAGTAAACAGACGAAAAATGCTGCAGCACTTCCAAACATCCTCTGTTTTTGTGTAAATTCTTATTATCATTGCTGTTCCTATTGCCGGTTATGCTCTGGTATATGATTCAAATGCAGATCCGCAGACAACTACAGATGTTCTTTTAAAACAGGAAAACGGAACATACCTGGAGGTTATCCATGTTGTTGTCGGTGGAGGGTCGGAAGAGGAAATCGGTTATGAACTGGGAAATATCGGTATCAGTGAATTCGATTCATTCCTGATGCCATTTGATGATCCTTCATACGGAGAGGAAAAAGAAGAGTACATCAAAAATTATGACAGTGTTTTGTACGAACGTCTGCGGGGGTAAAGCGGGCATATCAGCTTAGTGAAGACAATTATAGTTATGATGCCAGTTTCCCGATATACGTAACACTTTATTCTTCGTGTTCCGCTCTTTATTTCCCTCCTTCCTCAACGCAGGACGGTCATGCAATTGTAGGCAGGAATATGGAATGGGATTATAACCCCGGTTTAGATCCATTTACCGGTATTGATGATGGAAACTTCGAAGATACAATCGTCGAAGAAATGGGGACACTTGTACATGTTGTAGAGATATATCCTGACGAAGGATATGCCACTCTGGTATTGGGGACAATGGACCTCCTCAACGGTGTCGTTGACGGAATAAATGAAAAAGGACTTTACGTTGCGACTCTTCAGGACGGAGATACTTATAATGATCCTTTTTCTGACCTTGCCGGGTCGACGAGTACAGGACTGAATTTTATGCAGGTGCTTAGATCAGTCCTTGAGCATTGTGCAACGGTTTATGAGGCAAAACAGAAGTTGTCAGAGACAGAGATTTTTATTCCTTATATGGGTCAGCACTTTCTTATATGCGACGATTCAGGAGACGCGACAATCGTAGAGTTTGATAACGAAACACGTGAGATGATTTTTATTGATTACCGGGACACTCCGGTTCCTCTAACCAACTATGCCGTTCACCTCAGCCCTGACGTCAGCGTGTGCGAACCGGAAAATCCCGATGACCCGCATGACGATTACCTGAGAAGTGCAAAACTTCACGACTATATTTCCGGTCATGAAGGTGAGTTCACGGAAGACGATGCCTGGGGGGAAATGAAGGAAGTCGAGGCAAATGTTGATGCAGGTAACGAAACTGTTGACAGGCTTTTGTGGAGGGTTTTAACAGACCTTACCAACAGGACAATGACTGTTAAATTTTTCATGAAAGACGGCCCGATAAATAACCAGACGCTTAAAACCCGTGACCTTGTTCTTTCAAAGCCTTTTACCTTCAGTCTGGAAAGATAAGAGAGGAGTGTTTTGTACAGATGAGACAGGACAAAATCCCTGTTTTTTTAATTTTAACCGGTACCTGATGTAAATTCAGATAATTGATCAAAAAAGCGGATTAATTATTTTTTGGCAGTTCCTTTGCAAAATAATGATAATTATACCCTGTGTAAATTTTTTCAGAAATAAATCAGGAGTCAGGAGTTAATTAGTCTGATTGTCCGGGGAATTCAGAGTCCGTTCCCAAAATCATAGAGTCTGGAATTTCAGGATTTCTCGACCTGAAAAAAAGAGTGGAAATTATAGGGTAAATTTTTCAGAGAACTTGTCTGAATAATCTTTGAACTCTTCTCTTCTCATCTCTTTAAAGGTCCCCTTATCAAGAACAGCGATTCTGTCACACATAATCATCATGACCTCAGGGTCGTGCGAGATGAAAATGCAGGCAGTTTTATTCTCCTTCTGCAGCGATTTCATAAGGTTTAACACCTGTGCCTGGACCGACATGTCAAGCATCGAAGTGGGCTCGTCGGCAATTATAAGTTTTGGTGAGAGCGAGTATATTTTGACCATCATTGCACGCTGTATCTCTCCGCCGGAAAGCTGAGCGGGATAGCTGTAGAACTGCTCAGGCCTTAGTGCAACGGCTTTTATCAGGGGCTGAAGATTTTGAAAAACTTCTTTTTTCTCTTTTTTGAAATGGTAGCATACCGGTTCCGTGACGCTGTCGATTACTCTCATCTTCGGGTCGAAAGACATCTCCGGGTGCTGAAAGATCATCTGCATAAGAGTCCTTTCAGGACCATATTCCTTTTTGGAAAGGGTTTTCAGGTTCTTTCCGTTGAATTCCACCTCGCCCCTGTAATGCATGTCCAGACCTATGATGCACCTTCCCAGAGTTGATTTGCCTGACCCGCTCATCCCGAATATGCCGAGCGTCTCGCCGCTGTCAAGTGTAAAATTTACGTCGCGGAATATATCCCCGTGTCCGAATGTTTTGAAAAGGTTTTTTACTCTGAGAACCTGTGGCATCTTACTGACCTCCCGTAGTTTTCAGGTTTATCACAGACTTTGTAATGGTAAAGGTCAGGATGCCTAATTTTACCCTTTTCGCAGCTGCAGCTACACGGGCACCTTTCATAGAAATAGCAGCCCTTAGGAAGACTGGCAAATCCGGGACAGATTCCGGGCATCGCCTCCATTCCGTTCTTAGGAAGTGCTGCTATAAGCCCTTTGGTGTAAGGATGTTTCGGGTCTTTGAATACGTCATGGCAACTGCCGAATTCAATGATTTCTCCGGAATAAAGGACTCCCACATAGTCTCCTACAGTCTGAGCAAGCTCAAGGTCGTGCGTAATCATAAGAATAGAGTCACTGTGGTTTTTCTTAAGGCTGAGGAAAAGGTCGATGGTCGATTTCCTTGCGGCGTAGTCAAGTCCTTTGGTTGGTTCGTCTGCAACCATGAACCTGGGTTTTGACGCCATTGCAATTCCAGTTGCAACCCTCTGCCGCATTCCGCCTGAAAGTTCGTGCGGGTATGATTCGGCAACCGTGTCGGGGTCGGAAAATCCCAGTCCTGAAAGTATTGTTTTGATCTCTTTGTCATGCATTTCGGCAGGAATTTTTCTGACATATTCCAGGACTTCTGAGATCTGCCTTTTGCACTTCATCAGGGGGTCAAGTGAGCCCGTGGGGTTCTGCGGTATAAGCGAGATTTCATTGCCTCTTAACCGTGAAAAGTCCTTTTCAGGGAGAAAAAGTATCTCTTCTCCCAGATATTTTATGCTCCCTGAAATGCCCGCACTCTGCGGCAGGATATGGAGGACAGCCTGTCCTATCACCGATTTTCCTGATCCGGTTTCTCCTACGAGGACGCACACTTCCCCTTTCCGGATTTTGAAACTGATATTCTGCGACGCCCTGATACTGCCCCTGTTCGTATGAAAAGTGACGTTTAAACCTGAAACCTCCAGGATATAATCCTGTTTTGAAGAAAGGTTTTTCATAGTGACCCCTCCCCGTCGGACTTTGTGTCGGTGATGTCGCGTATTCCTTCCCCCGCCATATTGAAGAGAAGGGTTATTATTGTAATCGCGATTCCGGGGACGATTACGTTCAGGGGAGCTATTCTCATGTAGGAGAGTCCTGAGTTTATCATAGAACCCCATTCCGGAACAGAAGGCGGAATTCCCATACCGAGAAACGAAAGAGTAGAGACAGTAAGTATGGTATGGCCTATGTCAAGTGTTGCGAGGACGACTACGGGCATTATGCAGTTCGGAATTATATGCCTTAAAAGTATCCTGCTCCCGGAAAATCCGGAGGCACGTGCCGAAAGGACATACTCCTGGTTTTTCTCGTAAAGCACCTGACCTCTCATAATACGAGCCAGAGACGCCCACTGGACGACTGCAAGCATGAGGATCATGTTAAAAACCCCCGGTCCAATAAGGGTTATAAGTGCAAGTGCGAGAATTATCGACGGGAATGCGAGGAATACGTCAATCACCCTTGCGACGATGTTGTCGACACGGCCACCCATATAGCCGGAATAGCTTCCTACGGAAACACCTATGACAAAGGAGAATACTATTGTCGTAAGCGCTATTGTCATGGAAGTCTGCAGACCGCAGACAACGCGGCTGAACAGGTCACGTCCAAGGTAATCGGTCCCGAGCAGGTGATTCGCTGACGGTCCCTGGTTTTTCCCGTAAAGGTTTAGGGAATTCGGGTCATGGGGGGCAAGGTAAGGGGCTATGACACTTAGTACAAGTACAATTCCTATCAGGACAAAAACCGCCTGAAGTCCGGGTCTCTTCTTAAGCCTGAGGTACCAGTCGGACTTTTTTGCTTCGCTGAAATATCCTGTGGAATTTTGGCTGTTCTTTTTGAATATGCTCCTGTATTCATTCATAGGTTATCCTCGGGTCTATCAGGTGGTATAAAATGTCAATCACGAAGTTTACAATCAGGAACATGAAGACTATAACCATGATTGTGCTTTCAATCAAAACCGTATCGCGTGCGGATATGGCCTTCATCAGGAGGGCTCCGACACCGGGCCATGCAAATATCGTCTCTATTACAACGGAGCCTGCCAGAAGCGCACCGTAAGACATTCCTATTACGGTTAAAACGGGAAGAATGGCGTTTTTGCATGCATGGCTGAATATTACCCTGTTGGCAGGAAGGCCCTTGGCACGTGCGAATATGACAAAAGGTTTGTCGACTGTCTCAAGCATGCTTGTCCGCATGATTCTTGCGACTGACGCCATTGTATGAAGACCGAGCGCTATTGCGGGAAGGATGATGTACTGTACTCCGCCATATCCTGCAACAGGAGTCAGTTTGAGCCATATGCTGAATACCAGGATAAGCATGACGGCAACCCAGAATCCGGGCATTGAAACAGAAAATACCGTTATGAGCCTGATTATGTGATCGCTTATCCTGTTATGGTGAACGGCGGAATATATTCCAAAAAAAAGCCCGAATATTATTGCGAAGACCATTGAAAATGTCGTAAGGATTACTGTCGGCGGAACGGAGAGGGCGAGAAGTTTTGTTACTGGTTTGTTGAACAGTATGGAATCACCTAAGTTTCCGTGAAAAATTCCGGTAATCCAGTTGGTGTACTGCTCAAGCAGCGGTTTGTTCAGGTCGAAACGGTCTGCAACTTCTGCGACCATTTCAGGCGGTGCCGCTTCATCAAACCCTATAAAAAGGTGTTTTGTCAAAACTTCCGCAGACTCTCCAGGAATTGCATTTACTACGACAAATGTGAAAACAGACGCTATCAGGAGCGTAAGGATAAGATAGCCTGTTCTCTTCATTATATAGTAATGCATTATTCACCCGCGTTTTACTCCTGAAATCAGATAATAACTCCATGAAGTGTTTAGTTTCTGGTACCATTTCAGGCGCTTCTTCTGGTTTTCACGGATATGAAGAAGGCTTTTCACGGATATGTCCTCTAACCCGGCTTCAGAGAAATATTCCCCTGCCTTTTCTTCAGGGACGCCTTTGAGGTTTGGAAGCGACATGCTGAGTTCATCGCTGTATTTGCTCTCCCCGTGAGGATGTTTTTCAACGATTCTGGCAACAGTCAGGCTGGTTTCTCTTTTCAGTTTTGTACTTAGGGAACCGTCGTCCCAGAGGCCGTCGATAACGAGTACCTTTCCTTTCGGCCTTATGACCCTGCACCAGTTGTCAAGGGCTTCTTTAGGGTTTGGAAGAGTCCAGAGAAGGTGCCTGTTGACGACGCAGTCAAATGTGTTGTCGCTAAAAGGGGGTCTTTCTGCATCGCCTTTTTGGAATATCATCGAAAGAGAGGAGTTTTGGGCCTTTTTTCTCCCGATATCCATCATACTTTCTGATATGTCAAGTCCGGTCACGTTGTGTCCCATCTCCGAGAGGATAAGCCCCATTGCACCGGTCCCGCATCCCACATCGAGGATGTCGAGCGGTCTGTCCTTTACGGGAAGGACCGCCCTGAAAGCTTCAATCCAGAGCTTTTTCTCCTCTGTTGTCTGTACTCCGTGGGATACAAGCGAATCGTAATAATCCGCTTCTGCACTCCATGAATCAGCTATCTCTGATTTCAGTGATTCTTCGTCCATAGTTCTGCCGTTAAAAAAAAGGTTTATGACGAGATTGTCATAAACGGGTCAATTCTGTAGTCATGAGCTGTCGGGTCAAACCGGTATCCTTTAACATCGTCGTTCATGACGATGGCGACACCGTAGTAGGCGATGTTTATCGTCGGGAGGTCGTCGTAGACGATAGCTTCAATCTTGCGGAAGTGATCATAGCGTTCGTTAAGGTCGCTTATGTAATGGCCTTCTTCTATCATCCTGTCAACTGCAGGGTTACTGTACCCGGCTTTGTTGGAAGTCCCGTTTGTAGTGTACCAGCTTTTAAGGACATATTCCGGGTCTGGAACCATTGCGAGGTTGGTCGCGGAAAGGTACAGGTCCCAGTCGTCACCCATGACCGAGTCAAGGGCGCTGTTTTCCATCGAATTTTCCTCGACTTCAAACCCGACTTCTCTCAGGTTTGCGGCGATTGCTTCAAGCATCGGGGGAAGTCCCGGGCGTTCAGTATAGGTGAAGATTTTTATTTTGAGTTTTTCTCCGTTTTTGTCAAGCACACCGTCTCCGTCCGAGTCTGTCCATCCCGATTTTGCAAGGTACTCCTTTGCCAGTTCGGGGTCATACGGGTACGGCTTGAGGTCTTTGTTCGACCACTTCATTGAAGGAAGGAATACTCCTCCTGCCGAGGTTCCGACACCGTATAGGACGTTATTGACTATTCCGTCCCTGTCGATTGCGTATGAAATCGCCTTTCTTAAATTTTTGTCGGCCATCGTGTCGTGGTCGAGGTTTGCATCAAGTTTGTACAGCCTTGGTGTGCTGTAGATTTCTACGTGGATGCCTTCCGTGTCATTGAGGCGTCCGACTTCACTGTAAGGCGGGTCGCAGGTAAAATC comes from the Methanomicrobium sp. W14 genome and includes:
- a CDS encoding ABC transporter substrate-binding protein; its protein translation is MKEGYSKRFLCLSLFLSAFIIVALLCAGCTGNSNGGRDEKVLRVVSYIGPDTSGSLDPALKWEGWYVRQAGLYESLFYFDTDMNLQPELATGYRQLSDTEWEVTLRDDVYFHDGTKMDADAVVYSINRVLDPSNSRSEEYSFVDNIRKTDDYTIVITTKEPYAPAVYPFADPVMSIVSPSAENLEKEPVGTGPYKFVSFEPGSSMDLVANENYRGGRPNLDKVKMIYNTDPATRSLMILSGDVDISWNFLASDYVALNADPDIQNISPKVGTRTEFLFVNGNKKPFDDFRVRQAISYALDRREIADTALEGIGGVPATGIFSSVIPWSAYDELPSYDNDTEKALKLFAEAGITQGGDGKLYYNGEPFSIEIATSTKGPTFVPVSEVAAAQLEKIGITTSVNVMDYSALASECRNGNYDLSTVAWVTAPEGDPDYFLSLQYLSTGSYAAWTGYSNPEVDDMIVEARTIFDKDERYAVYNEIQRIVQDDMPLIPLAYITNNFALKNNVKGFEIYPNELTVITSEIDLT
- a CDS encoding dipeptide/oligopeptide/nickel ABC transporter ATP-binding protein, whose protein sequence is MPQVLRVKNLFKTFGHGDIFRDVNFTLDSGETLGIFGMSGSGKSTLGRCIIGLDMHYRGEVEFNGKNLKTLSKKEYGPERTLMQMIFQHPEMSFDPKMRVIDSVTEPVCYHFKKEKKEVFQNLQPLIKAVALRPEQFYSYPAQLSGGEIQRAMMVKIYSLSPKLIIADEPTSMLDMSVQAQVLNLMKSLQKENKTACIFISHDPEVMMIMCDRIAVLDKGTFKEMRREEFKDYSDKFSEKFTL
- a CDS encoding class I SAM-dependent methyltransferase, whose product is MEKDKIMEYWDHRSSEYHREYADKMDEEMEIWRSIFSGILPGGERIRAVEVGTGPGILAISLASMGHNVTGVDLSEKMLERAAENARAKKVDILLKKGDAENIPLDDGKYDLILSKYLLWTLPDPDRYMNECNRLLKSGGLMVIIDGSWFQNRDGTDKKSRHTRFDEFYGDIKPNLPMAKHNTPERIKVLAESHGFGEVSWSFLDDYDAFLERNDPEGHAAGYIQPPHMVVAKKTEA
- a CDS encoding class I SAM-dependent methyltransferase, whose translation is MTDKKTKVHDYWNGRSPEYRKMFRDSIGEEIAMMKGYLTGFLPEDTENIRVLDIGTGHGIQAFTFAEMGCKVSAVDLSEEMLGRAGAEADKRGLKIDFSHGDAEKLPFDDNSFDIIINMHLLWTLTDHDLFFRECRRVIVPGGRIISIDGQWFRPGEPDSEDCPDEIRDCIPLYHGNTPEKISGLMRTNGFLDVSWKYLPEYGEYMRRCDCTSASEYCATPYLVTSVKIS
- a CDS encoding carcinine hydrolase/isopenicillin-N N-acyltransferase family protein; amino-acid sequence: MYVTLYSSCSALYFPPSSTQDGHAIVGRNMEWDYNPGLDPFTGIDDGNFEDTIVEEMGTLVHVVEIYPDEGYATLVLGTMDLLNGVVDGINEKGLYVATLQDGDTYNDPFSDLAGSTSTGLNFMQVLRSVLEHCATVYEAKQKLSETEIFIPYMGQHFLICDDSGDATIVEFDNETREMIFIDYRDTPVPLTNYAVHLSPDVSVCEPENPDDPHDDYLRSAKLHDYISGHEGEFTEDDAWGEMKEVEANVDAGNETVDRLLWRVLTDLTNRTMTVKFFMKDGPINNQTLKTRDLVLSKPFTFSLER
- a CDS encoding ABC transporter substrate-binding protein, which encodes MLSAGCTQSGGDNKSSLSIVMNFGPDTGGSLDPANGWEGWYVKQAGIYETLFYGDENMEIKPELATGYTHVNDTVWEITLRDDVYFHDGTKMDADAVIFSLNRVLDPSNDRSYEYDFIKEIRKTGDYTIEIETTEPYAPLIASLIDPIMSIVSPNIADVDTQPDGTGPYAFVSYEPGASIDLVANENYWKGDVLNKNLYMSYNSDAATRTLMLKSGDADIAKDILPSEYAALESSPDTDVFSKETLRAYFIYINGHKAPFDDARVRQAFYYATDRQEIVDTALEGVAGSPAEAMFTNTMPWNANDMVEQYDYNPEKALQLFAEAGITQGVDGKLYYNGEPFSVEIQTYPNRAALPATLEVIAAQWEKIGIDVVTKIADSSAIKADVKSGDYDMALYTWNTAPTGDPDYFLSGHCLSTGTYASTWLNYSNPQVDEWILEARATFDEDKRAELYDDVQVRVMEDAPMIFVFYAVENDATRSDVTGFQIYPNDYTFVTKDIAAV
- a CDS encoding class I SAM-dependent methyltransferase encodes the protein MNCKEKIADYWNWRSTTYHEEFSDLIKEEMEVWKKTLSEYIPEGKTIRVAEIGTGPGVLALALAEMGHSSTGIDLSEEMIKKAAKRSEELGIDAKFMQGDAENLSLDDGAYDLVISKYLMWTLPHPEKFLEECRRILSPGGTLVLIDGLWFNEADKEPEPDSETYFEECYQDIKDALPLCKGNTADKVTAIVAEHGFPDASWQSLTNYDKFLREHSSQKDYAASYPHPPYIISAKKTC